CGCTGCATGTGGTCGGACGCCGGATCGGCACGAAGCACCGCATGACGCGGGCGCTGTCCGAAGGCGGCACCGCACTCGCAGACACCGCCACTGCGGACGCCCGCCGCGCCGTGCTGGACGACGCGCAGCTCATCGCCTTGGCCACGGTCGCGCGCGACACGGCCCGTGCGCTCGACTTTGCCCAGCCCCGCTATGACATCGAATGGGTCTGGGACGGGCAACGCTTCTGGATCGTGCAGGCGCGCCCGATCACCACGGCCGCCCGCCAGACTTACGCCGCACTCCAAACCCAGCCGACGTTCTGGACGCGCGGCAACACGCGCGAGGTGTTTCCCGCGCCGCTGTCGCCCATCGACTGGACGCTCTATGGTCACGCGGCCAACCGGATGCTGATGCTGGCGTACTCGCTGGCAGGCTATGCACTGCTGCCAGGGCTGGAGCGCGCCAGGCTGTTTGGCGGCCGCGTGTACCTCGATGTCTCGTTGATGCAGTGCGAGGCCTTTGACGCGTTCGGCATTGCGCCAGAGGTCATCAACCGCATGCTGGGCGGCGCGCAGCCCGAGATTGCGCTGCCGCGCGCCACATGGCCGCAACGGCTGGCGCGTGGCGCGCGGCTTGTGCGTTATCTGTGCAGCGCCGGCGCCGCGCGCCGCCATGCACAGAGCGATCTGAACCGCGCCCGCAAGCAGGCCGCGCAATGGCGTGAAGACGCCTGGCCGGCATCGACCGCGGAGCTGGCTACCTGCCTGCGCGACCGCTTCAACATCGCGCGCCGCGCAGACGGCCTGTTCTTCCTGCAAGGCTCGGCGGGCGGCTCCGTTTCGGGCCTGGTCGACGTGATCGAAAAACAGTGCCCTGGTGAGGGCCACGCCCTGGCCGCCGCGCTCATGGCCGGCGCTGAACCCAGTGTGACTGCGCAGCAAAGCTACGAACTGATGGCCCTGGCGCAAACGGCCGCCGCCGATGCCGAGGCGCTCGCCTGGCTTCGCGCCGACAACCGCATCGGCACGCAATGGGCGCTGCAACTACCGGCGCACAGCCCGTTCCGCCAGCACTTCAGTACGTTTCTGGAGCGCTACGGGCACCGCGCCATTGAAGAGAGCTACTTCCGCCGCCCGCGCTGGCGCGAGCAACCCGACTATGTGCTCGACCTCGTCGTCGGGCTGATCGGCAGCGACGCGAATGCCGTGCGGCAACGGCAGTTGGCTGCCTCCAAGCGTGCGTGGGCGCGCCTGCCGTTCTGGCTGCGCCCGATTGTGCGGGGGATGCTCAAGGGTGCCGTGCGCGATAGCAACCAGCGCGAAGCCGCGCGCAGCGCGCTGGTGGCGTATCTGGACGCGCTACGCATCGGTCTGTTGAAACTGGCTGACAGGCTTGTCGGCGAAGAAGGACTCGATGCGCCCGAAGACATTTTCAACCTGACGTTGGACGAATGCGTTGCCGCGGGCACCGGCGCGCTGCCTGTGCGCTTCGCCGCCCAGCGCGCGCGTGAACGCCGCCAGCAATTGGACGATTGGGCCGCCGCGCAGGAGCCGGACATCCTCACCGAACATGGCGAGGCACGGGTCGGGACCAGCGCGCCAATCGCCCTCACAGGCGATGCGTGGAGCGGCACCGCCGTAGGCGCAGGCTCGGCACGGGGGCAGGCTCGGCTCGTCGATCACGCGGCTGCCGGCACGGCGCTGCAAACGGGCGATATCCTGGTCGCCCCCAGCACCGACCCCGCCTGGACGCCGCTTTTCCTGAAGGCCGGCGGGCTCGTCATGGAAACCGGCGGCTACCTCTCGCACGGCGCCATCGTGGCGCGGGAGTTCGGGATTCCGGCGGTGGTGAACCTGCCCGGCATCCGGGCACAGTTGGAAGACGGCGAGACGATCTGCGTGGACGGCAATGCCGGCACGGTCAGCAGAGTGGCGGATTAGGCACGCATATGTGGTGATGAGGCGACACTGGCAAATGCGATTTGCTGCGCCGCAATATTCGGACTAACATTCGGGTATTCCCTACTAGGGTTATCCCTAAATCAGTCCTCAGAAGGAATCGCCATGAACACCGTCGCTCTCCAAGCCGCCCCCGCCTCGCGCCTCGCCCGTTTCTGGCAAATCGTGCGCCGTGAAGCCAGCCGCGCCGTTGCGCTGCACGTGGAAAGCTGCGGCATGATGGCCGAGCTGTATCGCCGTTCGGGCCACTAAGCCGAAGCGCACAGTTCGTGCGAATACTGCGCCGCTCCATCTCGGGTGCGGCGCTGCAGACGCTGATCAGGTCTCGCTCCACTGCCGCATCAGGTTGTGATACACGCCGATGAGCGTGCGGCGCGCGGTGGCATCCGCGTCGGTCTGGTTGAGCGTCTGGATGGCGTTGTCCAGGTCGAACAGCATGGCGCGCTGCGCGTCATCGCGAATCAGGCTTTGGATCCAGAAGAAGCTCGCTACGCGCACCCCACGCGTGATGGGCGTCACCTGATGCAGGCTCGTTGCCGGATAGATGACCAAGTCGCCGGCATTGAGCTTGACGCTGTGCATGCCGTACGTGTCTTCAATCTGCAGTTCGCCGCCGTCATAGCTGGCGGGGTCTGACAGAAACAGCGTGGCCGAGATGTCAGTGCGCAACTTTGTACCGTTGTGCGGGTGGATGCGCACGCTGCCATCGACATGCGCGCCGAAGGTCATGCCCTCGCCGTAGCGGTTGAACATGGGCGGGTACACCACGTTCGGCAACGCCGCGCTGATGAAGCGTGGGTGCCGCTCCAGCACGCTCAGGATGAGCTGCTGGCACTGCAGGGCCACTTCTGCGCCCTCATCAATCTGCTGGTTGACCTTGACCGGCGCCCCCGAATATCCAGCCGACACGCGGCCATCGACCCAGGCATCGCCCGCGTTATCGAGCAGATCGCGCAGCGCAGCCACCTGCGCGGCGTTGAAAACGTTCGGAATGCAGACAAGCATGGCGCTCGAAAGAAACGGGGATGCAGCCGGGGGCCCATCCCCCAGCCATTACATCCGATACACCACCGAGAGCATCGCCGCACGGCCGGTGCCCGGCACGGCGCGACCGCCATCGGACGGAATCAGCGCATCGTAATACGTCTTGTTGAACACGTTGAACAGGTTCAGCCGCACGTCGTATTTCGGCTGATGGTAGGCCAGCATTGCGTCCCAACGCACGAAGCCGCCCGTCTGCACGGTGTTGGTGTTGTTGGCATACCGCTGGGACATGTAGAACGCGCCCGCACCCACTTCCCAGTTCGGCACAAAGGCGTAGCTCGTCCACACTGTGGCCGAATGCTTGGGCGTGTTGGCCGGCGTCATGCCCTGCGTGCCCGCGGCAATGCCATTGACGATCTGCGCATCCAGATACGTATAGCCCGCGAAGATCTGCAGCTTGTCGGTGACATGGCCCGTGGCACCCAGGCGCGCACCGCGCACGCGGATCTTGCCGGCCGACGTGTAGGTCGTGCTGTCGATCTGTGTGCGGGCGTTGTCCTTGGTGATCTGGAACAGCGCCGAGCTGACCGACAGATCGCCGTTGAGCAGATCCCACTTGCCACCGGC
This is a stretch of genomic DNA from Ralstonia wenshanensis. It encodes these proteins:
- a CDS encoding PEP/pyruvate-binding domain-containing protein; translated protein: MNPLVLDWPAAAAAGAAVAGGKGWQLGRMSKLGVPVPDGFVLAADASLRRNHGEAVPDTVLAAIAQALAARGWQNTPLAVRSSAPQEDSARRSFAGIHETRLNVMGMQALADAVRAVWDSAHAPQALAYRERFGIDTSDLAMAVVIMPMLPALAAGIAFTCDPLTGRDDHIVVNAHWGLGEALVGGHADGDVDRLEVAPQDDTLHVVGRRIGTKHRMTRALSEGGTALADTATADARRAVLDDAQLIALATVARDTARALDFAQPRYDIEWVWDGQRFWIVQARPITTAARQTYAALQTQPTFWTRGNTREVFPAPLSPIDWTLYGHAANRMLMLAYSLAGYALLPGLERARLFGGRVYLDVSLMQCEAFDAFGIAPEVINRMLGGAQPEIALPRATWPQRLARGARLVRYLCSAGAARRHAQSDLNRARKQAAQWREDAWPASTAELATCLRDRFNIARRADGLFFLQGSAGGSVSGLVDVIEKQCPGEGHALAAALMAGAEPSVTAQQSYELMALAQTAAADAEALAWLRADNRIGTQWALQLPAHSPFRQHFSTFLERYGHRAIEESYFRRPRWREQPDYVLDLVVGLIGSDANAVRQRQLAASKRAWARLPFWLRPIVRGMLKGAVRDSNQREAARSALVAYLDALRIGLLKLADRLVGEEGLDAPEDIFNLTLDECVAAGTGALPVRFAAQRARERRQQLDDWAAAQEPDILTEHGEARVGTSAPIALTGDAWSGTAVGAGSARGQARLVDHAAAGTALQTGDILVAPSTDPAWTPLFLKAGGLVMETGGYLSHGAIVAREFGIPAVVNLPGIRAQLEDGETICVDGNAGTVSRVAD
- a CDS encoding Fe2+-dependent dioxygenase, with amino-acid sequence MLVCIPNVFNAAQVAALRDLLDNAGDAWVDGRVSAGYSGAPVKVNQQIDEGAEVALQCQQLILSVLERHPRFISAALPNVVYPPMFNRYGEGMTFGAHVDGSVRIHPHNGTKLRTDISATLFLSDPASYDGGELQIEDTYGMHSVKLNAGDLVIYPATSLHQVTPITRGVRVASFFWIQSLIRDDAQRAMLFDLDNAIQTLNQTDADATARRTLIGVYHNLMRQWSET